The Lipingzhangella halophila genome segment TCCTGTGTCGGGGTCGGTCGGCAGCCGGGCGCCGGGCATGTCGGCCCACCTGAACGTCTGGAACGTCCGGGCACCGCTGGTGTCAATGGGGTGCTTGGACAGGACCGCCATCCCGTACTGCCCGGGGTACTCGCCGAAGCCCAGGGCATCCTCGGCGTATCCGGGCTCGCCCGGCTCGGTGGCGGCCGCGCCATCGTTGTTCAGGTCCGTCCCCGAGGCCACACCGGTGTTGCTCGGTGCGGTGTAGGTGTAGGGGTACTCGATGGGATCGGCGCCGTTCTGCCCGGCCGAGAGGTAGTTGCGCTGGAACAGCTCGACGGCGCGCCCTTCGCTGTCGTAGTCGAACTCGTTGACCAGCAGCACGTCGGGCCGCTGACGCTGGATTACCTCGGCCGCCGCCCGCGCCTGCGGGTCGTCGGGTGTCTTGAGGTCCTCGACCAGCTCCCCTTCGGCCGAGCGGTGCAGCGACGCGTTGAACGTGGCGAACCGGGTTCCCGCGCGCTCGTCGCCGGTGGCCTCGGCCGCCGCGGCGGGGGTCCAGGCGGAGGCGGTGACGAGGGCGGCCGCGGCCAGGGTAGCGGGGATTCCCGGGAAGCGGCGTTGGGGACGCATGCGTGGCCTTTCCTCGGTGCGGGCGGTGGCGATCCGCGGGGTGTGCGGATGGCATCCGAGTGTGCCCGCTCCCGTCGCCGCCCGGACACCCGTGTGGTGAATGCGCGGTGCACTACCGGTGATGCCTGGTTGAGCCGCGGGCCGCTCCCGGTCCGTGCGGAACTGCCGCCGAGCGACCATCCGCCGACCGCTCCGGCGAGCAAAGCGGTGTACGCACGATAGATTCATGGGAATGACGGTCGTCCTGCGGGCCGATCCTGGCATGGGCAGTGCGGTGGCGGTCCGCGCGGACGATCGGTAGTAGGGGGTGCATCATCGCTATGGTCCGGCGACAGCTCGCCGTAGGTGCGGCGGTCCTGGGCAGTGTCGCGGCGCTGGGGATACCGCTGGGGCTGCTGTGGTGGCTGATCGCCCCCCGGCCCGAGGTGACCGTCGTCGGCGCCAGCGAGACCGTCCCGCTGCCGGTATCGGAGGCCATGTTCGCCTCCGAGGGGTATTTCGCCATCATCGCGTTGTGCGCCGGCGTGGCCTCCGGGTACGGCGCGTACCTGGTCCAGTACCGGCTGCCCGTATCCCGCGGGACCGACTTCCGGATGGTGTGCCTCCTCGGCCTGGTTGCCGGCGCCATCGCGGGGTCCCTGCTCGCCTGGCAGGTCGGAGTGGGGCTGGACTCCCGCGGTTTCGCGCAGGCTCTCGCCGCGGCCGAACAGGGCGACCGGATCGAGGCGGGCCTGCGGCTGCGGACGCTCGGCATTCTCCTGGTGTGGCCCTTCGCGGGGGTGATGCAGTACGGCCTGTTCGACGCGGTCAGCATGTGGCGCTCGGACCTGCCGCACCGTTTCCGCGGCGATGCTGTTGAGAGCGAGGACCCGCAGGACGACGGCGGCCAGGAGTCCGACTCCGGCCAGACAGTCGCCTGAGCCGTGCGGCGTCCGGCACCACCGGATCAGTTCATATTCACGTTCCGGTGCAGAAACTGCCCGGCGGGCAACGTAGCGAGCTCGGCGAGGATCCGGTTCTCCCGCCTGAGCAGCGCGCCGGCGAGGTCCAGCCGGGCCGCCGCGTGCTCGGCCTCCAGCAGCTTCTGCTTCTCGTGCTGGTCGAGGACCATCGCAGCGGAGACAGCGTAGGACAGGGGGAGGGGCGCCGCGGGGAAATCGCCGGGTGGCTCGGCGGGCACCCCGATCCCGTTCAGCCGGTCGCAGTAGACACCGAACAGCCGCCCGACACGTTCGGCGCGGGCATCGGCGTCGGGACCGAGATCGTCGGGCATGGGCGTGGTGTCGGCCCGGAGATAGGGGTGCTCGTCGTCGGGGTCGAGAACATGGTCGATCCGGAACCGCGATCCGCCTTCGACTACCAGGTCATAGCGACCGTCGTCGTGCTCGCGGACACTACGCACGTCGACGGCGCAGCCTGTCTCGTACAACTGCCGGGCGGAGAGCTCACCGACCTCGTGGCCGAGCTCGATACCGACGATGCCGAACCGGCGCGGCGCGTCGGCCGGAAGCGCCACGAGGTCGGCCACCAGGTGCCGGTACCGGTCCTCGAACACGTGCAGAGGCATCGTCAGGCCGGGGAACAGTACGCTCCCCAGCGGGAAGAGCGGTAGCCGGTGGGGCATTGCACAAGTATGCCCAACACCGGGCCCGGCCTCGCCGGCGACGCACGGGAGGCCGGACGCGGCGCTGTCAGAGCACGCCGCGCGCGGCTCAGCTGACCGAGGGCCCGGCGGTCTCCGGGGCGGTGGGGTCGCCGGACTCGTCGGGCATGTCGCGGGCGACGAAGGTCTCCACGTCGAAGAAGTTGCCGTCGCTGCGGTCGACCACCGCCAGCAGCGTCGACATCTTCGCGACCTCCTCCGTCTGCTCCTTCAGGAACCACTGGAGGAACTGTTCACCGGTGTAGTCGGCTTCCTCGCGGGCCGCCTTGGC includes the following:
- a CDS encoding LON peptidase substrate-binding domain-containing protein, coding for MPHRLPLFPLGSVLFPGLTMPLHVFEDRYRHLVADLVALPADAPRRFGIVGIELGHEVGELSARQLYETGCAVDVRSVREHDDGRYDLVVEGGSRFRIDHVLDPDDEHPYLRADTTPMPDDLGPDADARAERVGRLFGVYCDRLNGIGVPAEPPGDFPAAPLPLSYAVSAAMVLDQHEKQKLLEAEHAAARLDLAGALLRRENRILAELATLPAGQFLHRNVNMN